From Mycobacteriales bacterium, a single genomic window includes:
- a CDS encoding acyl-CoA thioesterase domain-containing protein, whose protein sequence is MNDLEDVPPTVDRLLEILELERLDRDLFRGYNPEHRHGGRLFGGQVAAHALRAATHTVDVEHHPHSLHGYFLRPGQPGRPTILQVDRIRDGKSFTTRRVVAIQDGEAIFSLSASFHKDEGGGEYAVPLPSGLPAPDQAEGWHDSPMRAFDTMSPFEVRELAPAPKDERGVFPWTRRAWIRTRGPLPDDRALHACVLTYISDMGAVYAARLALEVPWGKGMGASLDHALWFHRPIRPDGWVLFDLRPISNAGARGLVVGSLYAADGTLGASIAQEGLIRTD, encoded by the coding sequence GTGAACGACCTGGAGGACGTCCCGCCGACCGTCGACCGGCTGCTCGAGATCCTGGAGCTCGAGCGGCTGGACCGCGACCTGTTCCGCGGCTACAACCCGGAGCACCGCCACGGCGGCCGGCTCTTCGGCGGGCAGGTCGCGGCGCACGCGCTGCGCGCGGCGACGCACACGGTCGACGTCGAGCACCATCCGCACTCGCTGCACGGCTACTTCCTGCGCCCCGGGCAGCCGGGCCGGCCGACGATCCTGCAGGTCGACCGCATCCGCGACGGCAAGTCGTTCACGACGCGGCGGGTGGTGGCGATCCAGGACGGCGAGGCGATCTTCAGCCTGTCGGCGTCGTTCCACAAGGACGAGGGCGGCGGCGAGTACGCCGTACCCCTCCCGTCCGGCCTCCCCGCGCCCGACCAGGCCGAGGGCTGGCACGACAGCCCCATGCGCGCGTTCGACACGATGTCGCCGTTCGAGGTCCGCGAGCTGGCCCCGGCGCCGAAGGACGAGCGCGGGGTGTTCCCCTGGACGCGGCGCGCCTGGATCCGCACCCGCGGTCCGCTGCCCGACGACCGAGCGCTGCACGCGTGCGTGCTGACCTACATCTCGGACATGGGCGCGGTCTACGCCGCCCGGCTCGCCCTTGAGGTCCCGTGGGGCAAGGGCATGGGCGCGAGCCTCGACCACGCGCTGTGGTTCCACCGGCCCATCCGGCCGGACGGCTGGGTGCTGTTCGACCTGCGGCCGATCTCCAACGCCGGCGCCCGGGGCCTGGTGGTCGGCTCGCTCTACGCGGCCGACGGCACGCTCGGCGCCTCGATCGCCCAGGAAGGGCTCATTCGCACCGACTGA
- the selA gene encoding L-seryl-tRNA(Sec) selenium transferase codes for MVEDLRRRVPRTDVVLADPRLVAATERLGRAVVKQAVVAAQDAARRGDIHVTAVADHAAAHLPAHATTLRPVVNATGVVLHTNLGRAPLSPAAVEALTLAAGYVDVEYDVATGERSARGRGALEALRLAVPDAEDVHLVNNGAAALVLAATALAAGQEIVVSRGEMVEIGDGFRLPDLLQSTGATLREVGTTNRTTLADYAAAIGTRTGFVLKVHPSNFRIDGFTSAVAVSELATLGVPVVGDIGSGLLAADPLLPDEPDAAGWLKAGAALVTASGDKLLGGPQAGLILGRADLVRALRRHPLARALRTDKLTIAAVEATLRGPSRPTHDTLHADPEVLRRRAAGLAETLSRQGVDAVAVPSDGAVGGGGAPGLALPGWAVSLPPVYAEALRRGSPCVVGRVERDRCLLDLRCVPADRDDDVAAAVLAVGA; via the coding sequence GTGGTCGAGGACCTCCGGCGCCGGGTGCCGCGTACCGACGTGGTGCTGGCCGATCCCCGGCTGGTCGCGGCGACCGAGCGTCTGGGCCGCGCGGTGGTCAAGCAGGCGGTCGTCGCCGCGCAGGACGCCGCCCGCCGCGGCGACATCCACGTCACCGCGGTCGCCGACCATGCCGCCGCCCACCTACCGGCGCACGCGACGACGCTGCGGCCCGTCGTCAACGCCACCGGCGTGGTGCTGCACACCAACCTCGGCCGGGCGCCACTGTCGCCGGCTGCGGTCGAGGCGCTCACGCTCGCCGCGGGATACGTCGACGTGGAGTACGACGTCGCCACCGGCGAGCGGTCCGCACGCGGGCGCGGCGCACTCGAGGCCCTGCGCCTCGCCGTCCCCGACGCCGAGGACGTCCACCTCGTCAACAACGGGGCCGCGGCTCTCGTGCTGGCCGCCACCGCACTTGCCGCCGGGCAGGAGATCGTCGTCAGCCGCGGTGAGATGGTGGAGATCGGGGATGGCTTCCGGCTGCCCGACCTGCTGCAGTCGACCGGCGCGACGCTGCGCGAGGTCGGCACGACCAACCGCACGACGCTGGCCGACTATGCGGCAGCGATCGGCACTCGGACCGGCTTCGTCCTCAAGGTCCACCCGTCGAACTTCCGCATCGACGGCTTCACCTCGGCCGTCGCCGTCTCCGAGCTCGCCACTCTGGGCGTACCGGTGGTGGGCGACATCGGCTCGGGGCTGCTGGCGGCCGACCCGCTGCTGCCCGACGAGCCTGACGCGGCCGGCTGGCTGAAGGCCGGTGCGGCACTGGTGACGGCGTCGGGCGACAAGCTGCTCGGTGGCCCGCAGGCCGGGCTGATCCTCGGCCGCGCCGACCTCGTGCGCGCGCTGCGCCGCCACCCCCTCGCCCGCGCGTTGCGCACGGACAAGCTGACGATCGCCGCGGTCGAGGCGACCCTGCGCGGCCCGTCGCGTCCGACTCACGACACGTTGCACGCCGATCCGGAGGTCCTGAGACGACGGGCGGCGGGACTCGCCGAGACGCTGTCCCGGCAGGGTGTCGACGCGGTCGCGGTGCCCTCCGACGGGGCCGTGGGGGGCGGTGGCGCGCCCGGGCTCGCGCTGCCTGGCTGGGCGGTCAGCCTGCCGCCTGTCTACGCCGAGGCGCTGCGCCGTGGCAGTCCCTGCGTCGTCGGCCGGGTGGAGCGTGACCGCTGTCTGCTCGACCTGCGCTGCGTGCCGGCGGACCGCGACGACGACGTGGCGGCCGCCGTGCTGGCCGTCGGGGCCTGA
- a CDS encoding thioesterase family protein produces MSSATSFYEQLDETTFRATEATVGPWDAASQHAGPPSALLGRTLELADPREELMLARVTTEILGPVPTPADLTVTARVARPGKRVEMVEAEMAHAGRPVMLARGWRIARVAADLPVDDAPRQPPPLPADSDPDPGNSGGYFTSMEWRWVNGHFTALGPATVWARMRVPLVDGEEPSPWQRVLCLADSANGISNRLPMADWLFINTELTVHLFREPVGDWVCMDAVSHAGTDGVGLATSRLFDAQGQVGRGAQALLIAER; encoded by the coding sequence GTGAGCTCCGCCACCTCCTTCTACGAGCAGCTCGACGAGACGACGTTCCGCGCGACCGAGGCCACGGTCGGGCCGTGGGACGCCGCCTCGCAGCACGCCGGCCCACCCTCGGCCCTGCTCGGCCGCACGCTCGAGCTGGCCGATCCGCGGGAGGAGCTCATGCTCGCCCGGGTCACGACCGAGATCCTCGGTCCGGTGCCCACGCCGGCCGACCTGACCGTGACCGCGCGGGTGGCCCGTCCCGGCAAGCGGGTCGAGATGGTCGAGGCCGAGATGGCCCACGCCGGTCGTCCCGTGATGCTCGCGCGGGGTTGGCGGATCGCCCGCGTGGCGGCCGACCTGCCGGTCGACGACGCCCCCCGGCAGCCGCCACCGCTGCCGGCCGACAGCGATCCGGATCCGGGCAACTCCGGTGGCTACTTCACCAGCATGGAGTGGCGCTGGGTCAACGGCCACTTCACGGCGCTGGGTCCGGCGACGGTCTGGGCGCGGATGCGGGTGCCTCTGGTCGACGGTGAGGAGCCGTCGCCCTGGCAACGCGTGCTGTGCCTCGCCGACTCCGCCAACGGCATCAGCAACCGGCTCCCGATGGCCGACTGGCTGTTCATCAACACCGAGCTGACCGTGCACCTGTTCCGTGAACCGGTCGGCGACTGGGTGTGCATGGACGCCGTGTCCCACGCGGGCACCGACGGGGTCGGGCTGGCCACCTCGCGGCTCTTCGACGCGCAGGGCCAGGTGGGCCGCGGCGCGCAGGCGTTGCTCATCGCGGAGCGCTGA
- a CDS encoding CocE/NonD family hydrolase, translating into MTLTLSAAAAAAGVTAALPAYTWHEAAATYGVKQVTDVPVTMRDGTVLRVDVYYPTDAKTGAEAKGPFPVLLTQTPYGKGSMGDTYYVQRGYLEVVADVRGTGASHGSFGLFDPVQATDGATLVDWAARLPHSSGEVGLFGESYMAITQFMTAAALPKGSPLKALFPVVPGNDLYRDTAFQGGLIDGEFSLAYLGLTGGLNMLNPVAEGPHDPVDTAQLEMEHGGGLASYHATTLINGETGGDQAYDEAYWMARNPRTMLQKVVDNGIPAFMVGGWFDLFQRGEPLDFSGLQNAWAGRPVSAPMSPRQPVTGRYQLLMGPWYHLTAGNGINLHAIELEWFDTFLKHEPTGIDHTSTPLHVYQLGSGKWLDARTYPFGEATPTRLFLGAGNTLTAKRPSADKTAADPVVWSPASSFCDRQTEQWIMGAGTLPSTYGAPNDPCTQDDRTLQQGPGALTYTTPPLAAPRVLAGPIDATLFATTTTKDAEWVVTVEDVAPDGTSTPLTAGALLGSMRALDNSRTWWAAPGRPLLPYHPYTRAAQKPVTPGQVTRFDVEVFPTFAYIAKGHQIRVTLTTADTPHLMPNTTQLPNLVGGVYQVQRNAAAASWVELPLSAPSAYAATCRLCR; encoded by the coding sequence GTGACCCTGACGCTGAGCGCCGCAGCGGCCGCGGCCGGCGTCACCGCGGCACTCCCCGCCTACACCTGGCACGAGGCGGCGGCGACCTACGGCGTCAAGCAGGTGACCGACGTCCCGGTCACCATGCGCGACGGCACGGTCCTGCGGGTCGACGTCTACTACCCGACCGACGCGAAGACCGGTGCCGAGGCCAAGGGCCCGTTCCCGGTGCTGCTCACCCAGACGCCGTATGGCAAGGGGTCGATGGGGGACACCTACTACGTCCAGCGCGGCTACCTGGAGGTCGTCGCCGACGTGCGCGGCACCGGCGCGTCGCACGGATCCTTCGGGCTGTTCGACCCGGTGCAGGCGACCGACGGCGCGACGCTGGTCGACTGGGCGGCCAGGCTGCCGCACTCCTCCGGCGAGGTCGGCCTGTTCGGCGAGTCCTACATGGCGATCACGCAGTTCATGACCGCGGCGGCGCTGCCGAAGGGATCGCCGCTCAAGGCGCTGTTCCCGGTCGTGCCGGGCAACGACCTCTACCGCGACACGGCGTTCCAGGGCGGCCTCATCGACGGCGAGTTCAGCCTGGCCTACCTCGGCCTGACCGGCGGCCTCAACATGCTCAACCCGGTCGCCGAGGGCCCGCACGACCCGGTCGACACGGCGCAGCTCGAGATGGAGCACGGCGGCGGCCTCGCGAGCTACCACGCGACGACGTTGATCAACGGCGAGACCGGTGGCGACCAGGCCTACGACGAGGCCTACTGGATGGCCCGCAACCCGCGCACGATGCTGCAGAAGGTCGTCGACAACGGCATCCCGGCATTCATGGTGGGCGGCTGGTTCGACCTCTTCCAGCGCGGCGAGCCGCTCGACTTCTCGGGCCTGCAGAACGCCTGGGCGGGCCGGCCCGTCTCCGCCCCGATGAGCCCGCGGCAGCCGGTGACCGGGCGCTACCAGCTGCTGATGGGCCCGTGGTACCACCTGACCGCCGGCAACGGCATCAACCTGCACGCCATCGAGCTCGAGTGGTTCGACACGTTCCTCAAGCACGAGCCCACCGGCATCGACCACACCAGCACGCCGCTGCACGTCTACCAGCTCGGCAGCGGCAAGTGGCTCGACGCACGCACCTACCCCTTCGGTGAGGCCACGCCGACCCGGCTGTTCCTCGGCGCGGGCAACACGCTGACCGCCAAGCGGCCGAGCGCCGACAAGACCGCCGCCGACCCGGTCGTCTGGTCGCCGGCGTCCAGCTTCTGTGACCGGCAGACCGAGCAGTGGATCATGGGTGCCGGCACCCTTCCGTCGACGTACGGCGCCCCGAACGATCCCTGCACGCAGGACGACCGCACCCTGCAGCAGGGCCCCGGGGCGCTGACCTACACGACCCCGCCGCTGGCGGCGCCCCGGGTGCTCGCCGGCCCGATCGACGCGACCCTGTTCGCCACCACCACGACCAAGGACGCGGAGTGGGTCGTCACCGTGGAGGACGTCGCGCCAGACGGCACGTCGACGCCGCTCACGGCCGGCGCGCTGCTCGGCTCGATGCGCGCGCTCGACAACTCCCGGACCTGGTGGGCCGCGCCGGGCCGGCCGCTGCTGCCCTACCACCCCTACACGCGGGCGGCGCAGAAGCCGGTCACGCCGGGGCAGGTGACGCGGTTCGACGTCGAGGTCTTCCCGACGTTCGCCTACATCGCCAAGGGCCACCAGATCCGCGTCACGCTGACCACCGCCGACACCCCGCACCTGATGCCGAACACGACGCAGCTCCCCAACCTCGTCGGCGGCGTCTACCAGGTGCAGCGCAACGCCGCGGCCGCGTCATGGGTCGAGCTGCCGCTGTCGGCGCCGTCGGCCTACGCCGCGACGTGCAGACTGTGTCGGTGA
- a CDS encoding MFS transporter: MNETATATVATAAPRGLGSAYWRVWVASTISNLGDGVRFVAMPLLAAHVTRDPRLVSLVTIAGAAPWLLFSLISGALVDRWDRRRIMWIADAFRTAVVGAFTVAVAVGKPSIALIAGVAFLLGTAETMFDNASQTILPAIVGRQQLSTANGRLYSGQIITQQFAGPPLGGLLFGLAIAAPFAVDGASFLAAAVLVLSLTGDFREPKDANATPTRLRHEIGEGVRWLARHRVLRALAGMLGLMNLMSTATESILVLWALEVLHLNSTGFGLLSLGFAGGSLLGSLTAARVAKALGEGRTLYLSVLLMVGSNLGAWATTNAYVAGTAFALAGFAALVWNVITVSLRQEIIPPRLLGRVNSAYRFLGWGSMPIGAAFGGLLAGAFGLRSPFLAAAVAIAVCGVLMARAVNPRSITAARAEHQAAIPA; this comes from the coding sequence GTGAACGAGACCGCGACGGCGACGGTCGCGACCGCCGCGCCGCGCGGTCTCGGGTCGGCGTACTGGCGGGTGTGGGTCGCCTCGACGATCTCCAACCTGGGCGACGGGGTGCGCTTCGTCGCGATGCCGCTGCTGGCCGCGCACGTCACCCGGGACCCGCGGCTGGTCTCGCTGGTGACGATCGCCGGCGCCGCCCCGTGGCTGCTGTTCTCCCTGATCTCCGGCGCGCTCGTCGACCGGTGGGACCGGCGGCGGATCATGTGGATCGCCGATGCGTTCCGCACCGCGGTCGTCGGTGCCTTCACCGTCGCGGTGGCGGTCGGGAAACCGTCGATCGCCCTGATCGCGGGCGTGGCGTTCCTGCTCGGCACGGCCGAGACGATGTTCGACAACGCCTCGCAGACGATCCTGCCCGCGATCGTGGGACGCCAGCAGCTGAGCACCGCCAACGGCCGGCTGTACTCCGGGCAGATCATCACCCAGCAGTTCGCCGGCCCGCCGCTGGGCGGCCTGCTGTTCGGCCTGGCGATCGCTGCGCCGTTCGCGGTCGACGGGGCGTCCTTCCTCGCCGCCGCTGTGCTGGTGCTGTCACTCACGGGCGACTTCCGCGAGCCGAAGGACGCGAATGCCACGCCGACGCGGCTGCGGCACGAGATCGGTGAGGGGGTGCGATGGCTGGCCCGCCACCGGGTGCTGCGCGCCCTGGCCGGGATGCTCGGGCTGATGAACCTCATGTCCACCGCCACCGAGTCGATCCTGGTGCTCTGGGCGCTCGAGGTGCTGCACCTGAACTCCACCGGCTTCGGCCTGCTGTCGCTGGGGTTCGCCGGCGGCAGCCTGCTCGGCAGCCTCACGGCGGCACGCGTGGCCAAGGCCCTCGGCGAGGGGCGGACGCTGTACCTGTCGGTGCTGCTCATGGTGGGCAGCAACCTCGGCGCCTGGGCCACCACGAACGCCTACGTCGCGGGCACGGCATTCGCGTTGGCGGGCTTCGCCGCGCTGGTCTGGAACGTGATCACCGTCTCGCTGCGCCAGGAGATCATCCCGCCCAGGCTGCTGGGCCGGGTCAACAGCGCCTACCGGTTCCTCGGCTGGGGGTCGATGCCGATCGGGGCTGCGTTCGGCGGCCTGCTGGCCGGGGCGTTCGGACTGCGGTCACCGTTCCTCGCAGCCGCAGTGGCGATCGCGGTCTGCGGCGTGCTGATGGCACGGGCGGTCAACCCGCGCTCGATCACGGCGGCACGCGCCGAGCACCAGGCGGCGATCCCGGCCTAG
- a CDS encoding cytochrome P450, translating into MTAQETGIRTLADLPSLDTLDDTYQADPHGANRAALALGPLARMPLGLEVLSYDAVQTVLRDRRFVMPQGLSLSLQGITSGPVWDRVVKGILSLDGDEHHRLRRLVLHAFKPRAAERLREAMVDIIREIVDRVAGRRECDVVTDIARPYPIAVICQLLGTPRKDWEKFSAWTDDIFKIFNFNVAEDSPAILAAFEQSDAYIDAMVEERRRSLTDDLVSDLIRAEEEGDRLSHEEMRMLIGAVLTAGTDTTRNQLAAAVQVFCEHPDQWRLLGAHPELGASAVEEVMRHSPIIFGTMRVAAEDVELCGVTIPAGTIIDVNTSAANRDPSVFPDPDRFDITRRPDSMMLTFGGGIHYCLGVHLAKAELAEALVLMAQRMPNIRQTGPAPWKPVVGISGPLTLPVAWDVL; encoded by the coding sequence ATGACCGCGCAGGAGACGGGGATCCGCACGCTGGCCGACCTACCGTCGCTCGACACGCTCGACGACACCTACCAGGCGGACCCCCACGGCGCGAACCGCGCGGCACTCGCGCTGGGCCCGCTGGCGCGGATGCCGCTCGGGCTCGAGGTGCTGTCGTACGACGCCGTGCAGACCGTCCTGCGCGACCGTCGCTTCGTGATGCCGCAAGGGTTGAGCCTGTCGCTGCAGGGCATCACGTCGGGCCCCGTCTGGGACCGCGTGGTCAAGGGCATCCTGAGCCTCGACGGCGACGAGCACCACCGGCTGCGGCGGCTCGTGCTGCACGCGTTCAAACCGCGGGCGGCGGAGCGGCTACGCGAGGCGATGGTCGACATCATCCGCGAGATCGTCGACCGGGTGGCCGGCCGCCGCGAGTGCGACGTGGTCACCGACATCGCCCGGCCCTACCCGATCGCGGTGATCTGCCAGCTGCTCGGCACCCCGCGCAAGGACTGGGAGAAGTTCTCCGCCTGGACCGACGACATCTTCAAGATCTTCAACTTCAACGTGGCCGAGGACAGCCCGGCCATCCTCGCCGCATTCGAGCAGTCCGATGCCTACATCGACGCGATGGTCGAGGAACGCCGGCGGTCGCTGACCGACGACCTCGTCTCCGACCTGATCCGTGCCGAGGAAGAGGGCGACCGGCTCAGCCATGAAGAGATGCGCATGCTCATCGGCGCCGTCCTCACCGCCGGCACCGACACCACCCGCAACCAGCTGGCCGCCGCGGTGCAGGTGTTCTGCGAGCACCCGGACCAGTGGCGACTGCTCGGCGCGCACCCCGAACTGGGTGCGTCAGCCGTCGAGGAGGTCATGCGCCACTCCCCGATCATCTTCGGCACGATGCGCGTCGCCGCCGAGGACGTCGAGCTCTGCGGGGTGACGATCCCCGCCGGCACGATCATCGACGTCAACACGTCGGCGGCCAACCGCGACCCGAGCGTCTTTCCCGACCCGGACCGCTTCGACATCACTCGCCGGCCGGACTCGATGATGCTGACCTTCGGCGGCGGGATCCACTACTGCCTCGGCGTGCACCTCGCGAAAGCCGAGCTGGCCGAGGCGCTGGTCCTGATGGCGCAGCGGATGCCGAACATCCGGCAGACCGGCCCGGCGCCGTGGAAGCCGGTCGTCGGCATCAGCGGTCCGCTCACCCTGCCGGTCGCCTGGGACGTCCTGTAA